DNA from Onychomys torridus chromosome 1, mOncTor1.1, whole genome shotgun sequence:
TCTTATTTTGTAAACCATATTTTGATATTGAACTTAACATTTATACATGTTCTAGTTGTGGTTCCCATGTGTTACATTAAAATGCTGCCATTGTTGCAACTAAAAACTCAAAAGTAAATTGCATTTGCATGTGTGAGTATTGAATTCACATAGCTAACTGCATAAAGATAGCACCCCATCTAAGATGAATGGGAGAGCATTCTTCAGTCCTTGTGAGGGTATTGGGTTCCCAGTGATGACTTAGTTGAACATTCCATGCAAAAGCATTTCAAACTCCTGTACTcagctggttttcttttttctttctttctttctttctttctttctttctttctttctttctttctttctttcttccttccttcctccctccctccctccctccctccctctctccctctctctctttctttctttcttttttttggttgtttatatttgtcttgttttgcCTATTTCCCCTCAAAATACTCAAGCCAAACTCATAATCTATATCAttcacttttaattttcattctttgaatCCTATCATAAAAGATAAATTCTATTTTGACTCTTTCTCATTTACAACCCCAGTGATGTAAAATAGAGCCCTGATCTTAAGAATTGCAAACTGtaattctaaaatatattcaaagatGGAATTCTTTCTGAAGCaattaggcagagagaggaaaaggaaaacaagtgTGATAGCCATCATCATCTGAAGACTGCCTGAATCTCCACTGAAGGTAACCAcagtttcaagggaaagacagacagagcagCCTCAGCATGCAGAGCAGGGTGTGTCTCTGGCCATGAAGTCTTTCTAAAGCTTTGCTTTTCTCAGTCTCATGGTTGAAGTTAGAAGCTTGAGTCTTCTGGAAacctgttttggtttgtttctcttAGTTCTTGGAAACTTGGGAACCTGCACATTCTAGCACAAGAACTCACACTTTGTACCTGGCATTGAAACACCACATGTTAGCCCAGGCAGAAGGCCAGAATGTAGCAGGGGCACAAAGGCTAGGAGTTCATGGAGGCAGGAATCATAAACCCAGGGAAGAAGCTGTGGCTATTAACTTTGGTGAGACATGCTTTTTTATGCAGATTGTAGTGATTAATGAAGAGGACTATAGCTCTGTGTGCTGATCTGAACATGGGTCATCAATACCAATATCCACCTTAATAGTCCCAGAGAACTTTGCAGAAGGGGAGTTAGGAAAAATGCAAGAGCTCGCTGACGGAGAGAAGTACTATGATATAACATGACTATTGCACAGTTAATACAGAGAcctgcataagatcaagccaatcaaaatTCCAGCAGAATTTGAAGAAGAGCTTGGTCTTATCATTGTCAAAGGAGATACTGGCAGCTGATGGTTCTTGAGGATGGAGAGTCACTCTCTTTTTCTGAACACAGCTGCTGGTATGTTACTTACCCTGTGGATGTCCACAcacccatgtgtgtatgtgcagcactaattggactcaggagttattaataaaagtgaaaaatagaagctatgaatttgaaagagcaaggaggggcatatgggaggatttggagtgAAGAAAGGGGAgtgtaattataatataatcccccaaataagggaaataatttaaaatatttaaaagaggaTATGAAGTTGGGGGTTCATGGAGCAGGGACACCGTGAAGTTAGGGGGAGACAGCAGTGGGCAGATATGATTATGATACATACTATAATATATGAaactttcaaaatagaaaaacatattAGAAATAGAAATTCACATATTAATTAGAAGTAGATTCCTTACTCTTCTCTACAGACCCCACAATTAGACTATGACTAGAGGCTGGGACTAGAGATCAGAAGATTTATGAGTGTACATGGTTACAGATAACCTTTCTACAGCATTCCTAAGAATTTTAGTCTCTTGTTGCTTCTTATCACGCAATAGGACAGATATAGTTAACAGATTCATCTCAAGAGAATGCAgtgttgaaaaaagaaaaaaaaaacacagcctaAAAGATGGAACACTGTGTTAAACAGCTTTCTTCTAATATAACAAATAACTAAGACAATcaacttacaaaaagaaaaggattatTCCTGGAACAGAATTTTAGAGGCCTCAGGCCCTAGTGAGTTGAGGCCATTGGTGTGGTCTGTGTTTGCACCTCATGGTAGGGATGGGTGGTTGAACAAAGACTCTCACCTCCTGGCCAATAAAGAAGATAGACAAAGCTCTGAGTGACATGCCACGTTTATTGCATGCCTTGGGTAAAGTAAATATCACAACTAGTCTCAGTTTCCAAATATTTCTAGCATCCCCATGAGCACCACAACATGGAACAGGATTTTGCCAATGAGAAGAGACTTGTGGGACAATTAAGATCCAATCTGTAACTTGGTTAATGATGAACAAGTTTGAAGAATATTTATGTGATTACAAAAGtatgtttagcaatttgtgttggTCTGCTTAGATTTGTGccctcaattttaaaaatatttgattttattaaagaaatatctAGTTTCCTATCCAGTATGAAATTTGAATGCCAATATTTATTGAAAAGCTCCTCACATGCTAACACTGTTATCAAGTTCTTTCAAACAGGACACTCACTTTAATAATATATCAGTTAGGCATTATTACTATAGCAAGTATTTAAAACTAACATATGTCTCTAAGAAAGTATTTTCCTAGCAAGTTGTCTCTTCAGAGCACCCTTAATCTCATTATTTCTGAGGCTGTAGATGAGGGGGTTCAACATGGGGATCACCACCATGTAGAACACAGACACCACCTTGTTCTGGTCTGTGGAGTAGCTGGACTTGGGCATCACATAAATGAATGTGATGGTCCCGTAGAACAGAGTGACTGCAGTGAGGTGGGAGGTGCAGGTGGAGAAGGCCTTTTGGCGGCCTTCAGTGGAGCGCATCTTCAGGATGGTAATGAGGATGTAGATGTAGGAGACAGCAATGACAAACACTGTCACCACAATGATGGAGCCAGCTGTGAATGAGGGAACAACTGCAGGGACACTGACATCAGAACAAGAGAGTTTTACTAGTGGagcaaaatcacagaaaaagtgaTTGATTCTATTTGGTCCACAGAAGAGAagtgaaaagaaggaaagggtgaAAGAGGAAGCATTAAGAAAACCACCAACATAGGATCCTACAAGGCACCGAACAAAAACTTGTGTGGACATTTTGGACGAATAAAGCAGTGGGCTACAGATTGCTACAAAGCGATCATAAGCCATGGCAGCCAGAAGGAAACATTCAACTGTCCCAAAGAAAACAGCTGAACCAAGCTGGATGGCACATCCAAGGTAGGAGATAGTATTTCTCTCCACCAGGAAATTGACAAGCATATTGGGTGTGACAGAAGATGAGTAGCCTATGTCAGCAGAAGCCAAGTGACTGAGAAAAAAGTACATGGGGTGATGGAGCTGGGAAGAGACTCTGATAAGGAGGATGGTGCTGAGGTTCCCACACACAGTCACCAGGTAGATGCTCaggatgatgatgaagaggaCCACTCTAAGGACTGGGTCATCTGTTAAGCCCAATAAAATGAACTCTGTCACTGCAGTATGGTTCCCATCTTCCAGGAAATCCATGGGTCAGTGTAGCTGCTGCCAGAACATAGCTATGATGGAGACATTACAGGAAGTGATTTGTAAATGGATAGATTCACTTTCATTAATACACAATCAATACAATTATGTTTAAAGATGTCCTAGAAACCATGTTTATTTTCCTGCATGGATGAATCGTTCTATGATTTTTAAGTTCTTTAGCACAATCACCTAAGAACTTTTTCTCAAGTAATAATCCCTTTCTTTACATGTTATGTTATTTAACCAATTAtaccttaaaacaaaatataaaaatagaaaatagatgaGACTAACAGAAATAAATTCTGGGTATATTAATGAAGATAAATGCAAGGATCTTTGGAGGAAATATTCTGATAGTGGCTAATATTTTATATGCTTCCTAAAAAATAAGCATTAATCTAAGAATTGTACATAGATGCAAATAGGTAACTTATGAAATTGTGATATTCTCATAAATATGTTTTGGTTTTACATAAATTATTACAATTTcacaatatattattttaataactttataTTTAACAGCTTTGAATGAGATTCTCTAACTTGAATGTGGTACTTAACAGCCAGTAAAATCAGAATTAGAGCCCCAAGCTGTCTGAACCCCTCTACTTACCATCTACATaatattataatgaaataataaaaaccctAGTAATGGGAAGGCAGGTTTTTAATGGCTTTTAAATAGATATTATATAAgagtttcttaaataaataaaattaatattcacATACTACATAGACAGGAATtttaaattatcaataaaattcATAGTATTAATttgttagatttaaaaaatatatttgaaacagaaaatgttttaacAAATAATTTGGGATACATATACAATTATGAAAAAACCATACTAGATGCTCAACACATAACTAAAACAGGCTTATTCAAATAAATGACTTCTTGCTATAACACTGGTTTCTACTTGGGCTTTTAACAGATGAAATAATCTTATATTCACCAAACtttgtatatatacaatataataaactttctctAAACAAAGGTAAATCTTTGTGCACAATTTTTAACAACTTTCAAATCTTTTATTTGAGTCCTTAAATTTCAGTAAAGACCCAAAGCCACTCAACTCTTTTAACAGTGACACATTTAGATAATGTTGAAAAATTATGACTTGCTGTGTTGTGTGGAGGTAAACAGGGATCCTGGTACTCTGATTATGACTGTTTGATCTCATTAAACTCATGGTAGATACAGCCAGCCAAGGTGGCTTACAGGCTGACTGCTTGATAACATCTGCCATTTTAGCATTGTGACTGAATGCATACATGTTTTTCTCAGATGATAAATGAAAATCAGTGAGCCAGATTCATTGTCACAAGCAAAGTCTTACCTCTTGATGTGAGAATGCATTCATCTTTCAGTAAAAAGTCCAAGTTGTAGCGGTTATGTAGTCATCTTTTGCCTCCTTTGGGGACAAATCTCTGAAGACACTAAAAATTCAAATATGAATCCTGAACTATCATGGAGCATTATTTTCTGTAGTGGATCCTGAGTGACTCAATTCACCGGCAAAAACAACTAAGCTCCCAAGATCCTGTCAATTCTCAAGTGGTCAATTCATTATTTTGTTCTCTCTAGGTATTCATGCATAGTCATGTAGGATTTGCTTCTTATTTGCAACATCATAATATATAACAAATTTTCTTATGAACAATTAGTTCCAAGTTTACTTGGATATTTGTAAGAAGTAAATAATGCTAAACTTCAAATACCAAACTTAAACCAAGTTTCATCCATTCAGTATCTTTATCACTAAGTCTTTTGAAGTGCCATCTTTAACATATGCTGTCAAGTACCCCAGGGGAACATGAGGTAGGacttcatatgaagttgaattttaaataacaaaaaagttttACATGTTTCCTATATTGTATAAAAAGACAGAACATGAAAGTCTTAAAATTGCATGAACAATTAGAATTGTTAAATGACCTGGGTGCTTCAAAGAATGGAAATAGAGGCAAAATTCCACCTCTTGACTCATTCCCTTGGTGTGGTTAGGTCTCAGCAGAACACCAACTCTTCAGCCTGAAGACTCAGTGGTACTTTAGTTCTCTTGCTAACTCTGAC
Protein-coding regions in this window:
- the LOC118593653 gene encoding olfactory receptor 502 gives rise to the protein MDFLEDGNHTAVTEFILLGLTDDPVLRVVLFIIILSIYLVTVCGNLSTILLIRVSSQLHHPMYFFLSHLASADIGYSSSVTPNMLVNFLVERNTISYLGCAIQLGSAVFFGTVECFLLAAMAYDRFVAICSPLLYSSKMSTQVFVRCLVGSYVGGFLNASSFTLSFFSLLFCGPNRINHFFCDFAPLVKLSCSDVSVPAVVPSFTAGSIIVVTVFVIAVSYIYILITILKMRSTEGRQKAFSTCTSHLTAVTLFYGTITFIYVMPKSSYSTDQNKVVSVFYMVVIPMLNPLIYSLRNNEIKGALKRQLARKILS